AGGTGGATGAACAGGTCCGTCACATCCTCCCCGACCAGCGGGTCCGCCGTGAGCAGGCCGAAGTCCTCGTACTGCCTGGCGGTCTTGGGGTTGTAGTTGCCGGTGCCGATGTGGCAGTAGCGGCGCAGCTCGCCCGACGGCTCCTGGCGGACCACGAGCGCGAGCTTGCAGTGGGTCTTCAGCCCGACCACGCCGTAGACGACGTGGCAGCCGGCCCTTTCCAGCTTGCGGGCCCAGGAGATGTTCGCGTGCTCGTCGAAACGGGCCTTGATCTCCACGACCACCACGACCTGCTTGCCCGCCTCGGCCGCGTCGATCAGCGCGTCCACGATGGGGGACTCGCCGCTGGTGCGGTAGAGGGTCTGCTTGATCGCCAGCACCCTGGGGTCGGCCGCGGCCACCTCGATGAAGCGCTGCACGCTGGTGGCGAACGAGTCGTACGGGTGGTGCAGCAGCACGTCGCGCTCGCGCAGGATCGAGAAGATGTCGTCCTCGGCGGTGATCACCTCGGCGGGCACGAACGGCCGGTAGCTCAGCTCGCCCCGCTCCAGATCGGCGATGGCGTGCAGCCCCGACAGGTCGAGCGGGCCCTGCACGCGGTAGATCTCGTGCGGCGCCAGCTCCAGCTCCTCCACCAGCGGCGCCAGCACCTCCGGCGTGATCGTGTTCTCGACCTCCAGCCGCACGGGCGGGCCGAAACGCCGCTTGAGCAGCTCCTTCTCCAGGGCCTGCATGAGGTTCTCGGTGACGTCCTCGTCCACGTCGAGATCCTCGTTCCTGGTGACGCGGAAAACGTGGTGCTGGAGGATCTCCATGCCCTTGAAGAGCTGTCCCAGATGCGCAGCGATGACGTCTTCGAGCGGGACGAATCTGTCTTTCGAGGCAGGTACGAACCGGGGCAACTGCGACGGAACCTTGACCCGCGCGAAAACCGTATGATCGGTGGCCGGATTACGCACCAGAACCGCTAGATTCAGGCTGAGCCCCGAAATATAGGGAAAAGGGTGCGCGGGGTCCACGGCCAGCGGCGTCAGCACCGGCCTGATCCGCTCCCTGAACAGCTTGCGCAGCTCCGTACGCTCCTCGCGGCCCAGGTCGTCCCACCTGACGATCTCGATGCCCTCGGACGCCAGTTGCGGGCAGATCTGCTGGTGGAAGACCGCCGCGTGCCGCTTGGCCAGCTCGTCGGCGATCGTGCCGATCCTGGCCAGCTCCTCGCGCGGCTTCAACCCGCTCTTGGTGCGCAGCAGCAGGCCGGTGGCCATGCGCCGTTTCAGCCCCGCGACCCGTACGCGGAAGAACTCGTCGAGATTGCTCGCGAAGATCGCCAGAAAGCGCACCCGCTCCAGAAGCGGGACCGTCGGATCCTCGGCGAGCTCGAGGACGCGCTCGTTGAACTGGAGCCAGCTCTCCTCGCGATTGAGAAACCGCTCCTGAGGCAGGGGCAGGTCGTTGGGGGCTTGGAACGGTTCCGCGGACATATGACCTATATTGCCCCGATTGATTGAACAGAACGTTAACGCAACCGCAACGGCTCGTCCCGGCTGGTCAGCCACGCTCTACTCAATCGTCACCCAGGCCATCCCCGCTGTTCAAGCCCACGGCCCGGCCCCGCAATCACTCCGGATGGTCCGCCTGTTCGAGGCGGGCGGCGCGTTCGGCCAGGCGGGCCTCGCGCTGGCGGATCTTCTCCTCGCGCTCGCGCGCCTTCTCCGCCTCCTTCAGCAGCCGCTCCCGCTCCTTGAGCTCGCGCACCCGTGCCTTCTCCGCCTCCTTGAGCTCCTTCTGCCGTGCCTTCTCGGCCTCCTTGAGCTCCTTCTCGCGCGCCTTCTCCAGCTCGCGCAGCTCCTTCTCGCTGGTGGTGCGCGGCCTGACCGGGGCGGCGGACTGCCCGCGGGTCATGGCGGTGATCGAGGGGCTGGGGTTGAGCCCGGTCAGGCCGTTCCAGGCCAGGTTGACCAGGTGGGCGGCGACCTCCTCGCGCCCCGGCTTGCGTACGTCGAGCCACCACTGCCCGGTCAGCGCCACCATGCCGACCAGCATCTGGGCGTACATCGGCGCGAGCTTGGGGTCGTAGCCGCGCGCCGCGAACTCGTCGGCCAGAACGTCCTCGACCTGGCTGGCGATCTCGTTGATCAGGCTCGCGAACGTGCCGGTGCCGGAGGCGGCGTGGGAGTCGCGTACGAGGATGCGGAAGCC
The nucleotide sequence above comes from Nonomuraea helvata. Encoded proteins:
- a CDS encoding RNA degradosome polyphosphate kinase → MSAEPFQAPNDLPLPQERFLNREESWLQFNERVLELAEDPTVPLLERVRFLAIFASNLDEFFRVRVAGLKRRMATGLLLRTKSGLKPREELARIGTIADELAKRHAAVFHQQICPQLASEGIEIVRWDDLGREERTELRKLFRERIRPVLTPLAVDPAHPFPYISGLSLNLAVLVRNPATDHTVFARVKVPSQLPRFVPASKDRFVPLEDVIAAHLGQLFKGMEILQHHVFRVTRNEDLDVDEDVTENLMQALEKELLKRRFGPPVRLEVENTITPEVLAPLVEELELAPHEIYRVQGPLDLSGLHAIADLERGELSYRPFVPAEVITAEDDIFSILRERDVLLHHPYDSFATSVQRFIEVAAADPRVLAIKQTLYRTSGESPIVDALIDAAEAGKQVVVVVEIKARFDEHANISWARKLERAGCHVVYGVVGLKTHCKLALVVRQEPSGELRRYCHIGTGNYNPKTARQYEDFGLLTADPLVGEDVTDLFIHLTGYSHHSAYRRLLVAPHSMRSGLLARIEREIAHAQAGRPARIRIKTNSLVDEPIIDALYRASRAGVPVDVWVRGICSLRPGIPDLSENIRVRSVLGRFLEHSRVYEFGLGRRPEVWIGSADLMRRNLDRRVEALVKVTSPQHKAYLIELMDLAMADTTNAWWLNSDGTWARHPGEDPQSHLIGTRRWRTVDD
- a CDS encoding TetR/AcrR family transcriptional regulator, with product METVTEPRSRRRMSGSERREQLIQISRTLFAEKGFDGTSIEEIAATAQVSKPVVYEHFGGKEGVYAVVVDREMQKLLGMITEGLAAAHSLVKLERAALALLQYIEESSEGFRILVRDSHAASGTGTFASLINEIASQVEDVLADEFAARGYDPKLAPMYAQMLVGMVALTGQWWLDVRKPGREEVAAHLVNLAWNGLTGLNPSPSITAMTRGQSAAPVRPRTTSEKELRELEKAREKELKEAEKARQKELKEAEKARVRELKERERLLKEAEKAREREEKIRQREARLAERAARLEQADHPE